The Clostridium sp. DL-VIII DNA window ATTTCTCCGATATTTTTTATAATAATTGTATTCATAGAATATAAGTCCTCCTTAATTAAGATTAATAAATAAAAAAATGACGCTTTTAAAAATGAAAAATTCATTTTCGAATTAAGCGCCATTGCTTTTTTTATGAAAAAATATTTTCCTGCTATTAAGTATAGCTATGTTTAAAAATAAAGTCAATCGTAAATTTTAAAATTGCAGATTATGAAAAGTTGTAAAATAGAGCTGAATTTACAGTGTACAGTACAGTTGACTTTACAAGCAAAAATCAGCTGTCAAGACAGGTGTAAAGATAGAAAATAGAAGGTAAAAATTTCAAAATAAAATAATTATAAATCTATATTGACAAGTCCTATTAAAACATTTATGATATGAAAAAGCAATGGTGCTTTAACAAAAAAATATGTTTTTGTTAAAGCACCTTTTTTTATAAAACTGCAAGAAAATATAATATAAAATTCATTATTTTAAAATAGGGGGCGTGTTATGAAAGAATTTACATATAAATCACCAAGAACTGTAAAAGAGGCGTTAGAATTTTTGAATGAAGCCAATGAAAATACTTATATTGTAGCAGGCGGTACTGATATTGTAATAGCAATTAACGATGACAGAGTTAATGCTGAACAGGTAATAAACATAAATAAATTAAAGGAATTGAAGTACGTTCAGATAGATAAAAATGTTGTAAGAGTAGGTGCTCTTTGTACTTTTTCAGAATTAGAAAAAAATTCTTTAATTAAAGAAAATATAAAAGTGCTATATAAAGCAGTTTCAGAAGTTGGTTCACCTCAAATAAGAAATTTAGGAACTGTTGGCGGCAATATTGTTAATGCATCTGTAGCAGGAGATTCAATTACAGCCTTTTTAGCATTAAATGCTAAAGTAGTATTAAAAAATTCATATGGACAAAGGGTAATGAGCCTTAGAGAGTTTTATGAAGGAAAAGGAAATTGCCAGATTAAAAAAAATGAATTATTGACAGAAATTTTTTTTGATAAACCAACTGAAAATATGGCTACTTCCTTTTGTAAACTTGGAAAGAGAAATGCACTTGCTATTGTAGATATTGGTGGTGCTATGGTCATAGAAAGAGGTAATAATAACATTTGCACAAAAGCATCTGTTATGGGAGGAGCACTAGCGCGTTATCCATTAGAATTCTTCAATGTGGAAGAATTTTTAGTAGGAAAAGAAATCTCAAAAGAAACTTTATATAGCTGCTTTGATTTACTTTCAGAAGCAGTTTATGAAAGCATTAAAAGCAGACCCCTAGAAGTTGATTATAAAAAAGAAAGTGTAAAAGGTGTATTTAAGACAGTTTTTGATGAAGTTTTAGAATACTTTAAAATTGCATAAGAAGGGACTAGGCAATATGGAAAAAATAGAAATTTCATTAAATTTAAATGGTGAAAATGTACATATAAAGGTAAATCCAAATAAGAGAGTTGTAGATTTATTAAGAGAAGATTTTAAACTTACAAGTGTGAAAGAAGGCTGTGGAGAAGGCGAATGTGGTGCATGTACCATAATATGGAATGGAAATGCAGTTACTTCGTGTACTATGCTAGCAGGTCAAATAGATGGTGACAGAATTATTACATTAGAAGGTCTAAGTAAAAATGGTGAATTAGATAAACTGCAGGAAACTTTTATAGAGGCAGGTGCAGTACAATGTGGTTATTGCACTCCGGGCATGATATTGTCTGCAAAAGCATTGCTTATGAGAAATCCTCATCCAACAAAAGAAGAAATTAGACGAGCAATGTCAGGTAATCTTTGCAGGTGCACAGGATATGCAAAAATAATTAAAGCAGTAGAACTTGCCATAGAAGATTAGGAAAGGGGAAAATTTTTTATATTTTAACCATTAAAGTTAGCTATAAAAAATTTAATTTAGTTTATGGATGATTTTGTAGTAATAGGAAAAAGTGTTGTGAAAAAGGATTCTCTTCATAAGGTGCTGGGAAAAACCAAATTTGCGGGTGATATGGAATTTGAGAATATGTTATATGGTGAAGTTGTAAGAAGTACTGTTGCTTCAGCTTATATAAAGAAAATTGATACAAGTAAGGCTTTAAAGTTAGATGGTGTAATAAAAATTTTAACTTATAAAGACATTCCGGGGAAAAATAGAATAGGAATTATCTTAAAGGATGAGCCTGTTTTAGTGGATGATAAGGTTAGAAGGATTGGGGATGCAATAGCTTTAGTGGCTGCTAAAACAAAGGAAATAGCAAGAAAAGCAGCTGGATTAGTAGAAATTGAATATGAGGAAATAGAACCTATTTTTTCTTTTGAACGTGCAATGGAAGAAGATTCACCTAAAATACATGGAACAAGCAATATCTTAAATAAGAAAACTTTAGTTCACGGTGATATTGATAAAGGATTTGAACAATGTGATGTTATAGTAGAAAACACTTATAAAACTTCCAGACTTTCACATATGTTTATAGAACCAGAAGCAGGAGTCGCTAAATATGAAAATGGAATAATAACAGTTTATAGTTCTACGCAAAATCCTCATTTTGACAGAGGCGAAATAGCTTCAACCTTAAATTTCCCTAATAATAGAGTGAGAAGTATACAAGCTACTACTGGTGGTGGATTTGGTGGGAAATTGGATATTTCAGTACAATGCCATTTAGCATTGCTTGCATATTACACAGAAAGACCAGTAAAAATGGTAAGAAGCAGAAAAGAGTCAACTTGTGTTTCTTCAAAAAGGCATGCAATGACGATGACAGCACGAACAGGAGCGACTAAAGATGGAAAAATATTAGCCCACCATGTAATAATGACAGCAGATACTGGTGCATATGCTTCTTATGGACCTGCTGTTGTTACAAGAGCTATGGTTCATTGTACTGGACCATATATGATACCCAATGTAAGGGTAGAGACAACTTTTGCATATACTAACAATCCAATGGGAGGAGCATTTAGAGGTTTTGGAGTGCCTCAGGTAGCAGTTTTACATGAAGGGCAGATAGAAGCCCTAGCTAAAAAATTAAATATAGATTCCATTAAATTAAGATTACTAAATGCACAAAAAGTTGGAAGCGAAACTGCAACAGGACAAATATTAAAAGATAGTGTGGGATTAGTAGAATGCATTAATAAGGCTGTAGAAAAAGCAAATGAAGTAATGAAATGTGAGGTGATGGAAAAGTGAAGAAGAGAGGAAAAGGAATTGGATGTATGTGGTATGGCATTGGCAATACAGGTCTTCCTAATCCATCCGGTGCATTTATTGAAGTATTGCCTGATGCAACTGCCAATTTACTTGTAGGCTGTGCAGACATTGGACAAGGTTCTACAACGGTTATGGCACAGATTGCAGCAGAAGAATTGGGCTTACGTTATGATGATATTCATGTGATTAGCGCAGACACAGGTGTTACTCCAGAAGGTGGGGCAACATCTGCAAGTAGACAAACCTTCATATCAGGGAATGCAACGAGAAATTCCTGCAAAATGGCAAAGAAAACTTTAGGAGAAGTTGCAGCTGATTTCTTAAAAGTTCATATAGAAGATTTAATTTTTAAAGATAGAGAAATATATTTTAAAGAAGATGAAACTGTAAAAATGTCTTATGATGAATTAATGTCAGAAATGAAAAAGTTAGGTAAACTGGCACTAGGAGCAGGCTCCTACAATCCAAATACAACTTATTTAGATGATGAAACTATGGGTGGAATACCTTTTGAAGTGTATTCATATGCAGCAACAGTTGTTGAGTTAGAAGTAGATACGGATACAGGTAAAATAGAAGTATTAAAAGTTGTTTCTGCCCATGACGTAGGGCAGGCAGTTAATGAAAAAATGATAGAAGGACAAATTGAAGGTGGCTGCGCTATGGGGCAGGGATTTGCTTTATTGGAAAAGATAATTGTAGAGAATGGAACAATATTAAACCCGCAATTCTCAAAATATTTAATTACAACAGCATTAGATACACCGGAAGTTTATCCTATAATTGTTGAAAGCAATGCCTCAGCAGGACCATTTGGGGCAAAAGGAGTTGGAGAGCCAGCGTTGATCCCAATTATACCGGCTATTGTAAATGCTGTTGAAGATGCTATAGGAATTCATTTTTATGAACTGCCAATTACGCCAACAGATGTAATCAAGGAATTAAAGCAGCAGAATCAAACTCAGTAATGGATATTTGAAAAAATTCAGATATAATTATCAATTAAAAATCCAGAAAGGAGTAAAATAATAAATTTACTAAAGGGGAGGTTTTGAATAATAAAGCAATAAGTATGAACAAAATTTTAATACATAATTAAGGGGGATTTTATTAATGGAAGAATTACAACGCAATGATACATTATCTTCAAAAAAGCTTATTTCACGTATGGAAAATTTTCCGGTAGGAAAATTTCATTACAAATTATTAAATATTAATGGTGCTGCCTGGGCATTTGATGCCTTTGACGTAGGTATAGTTACATTTATTGTTGCAGCACTTACAAAGTCTTGGAATTTAACAACTGGACAGGTAAGTATATTTTTAAGTGTTGGTTTATTTGGAATGCTCTTTGGAGCAAGCATTTCAGGTGCTTTAGCAGATCGATTTGGGCGTAAATCTGTATTTAAGGTTACTATGCTTCTTTATTCGATATGTTCACTAATTTGCGCTATTGCACCGAATTACACATTTCTTTTAATTGCTAGATTTTTTGTAGGAGTAGGTCTTGGTAGTGAAACACCTATTGTTACAGCTATTTTAGGTGAATTTATTCCAGCTTCAAGGCGAGGAAAAGTTCAGGGATTACTTGATACGTTTTGGGCAGTAGGATGGCTTGCGTCAGCAGTAATAGCTTATTTTGTTATTCCAACAGTAGGATGGAGATGGACCTTTGTTATAGGTGCTATGCCGGCTTTCTTTGTTTTTGTAATTCGTAGACATTTACCGGAATCTCCAAGATGGTTAATATCAAAAGGTAGAATAAAAGAAGCCGAAGAAATTGTAAATAATATAGAAGAAACACTAATTACTCAAGGCTTATCAATTCCGGAAGTAAAAATAGAACAAATTTCTGATAATAAAAGAGAAGTTATCAATAAAAAAAGCGGTATTGGATTATTATTTTCTAATAAATACTGTAAAGCAAGTGTTATGCTTTGGGGAGTATGGTTTTTTGTGTTCTTTGGATATTATGGATTGTTTTCTTGGATGCCATCTATTTTTGTAAAAGCTGGTCATAGTATGGTTCAATCTTTTTTCTATGTTTTAATTATGCAGATAGCATTTGTTCCTAATCAATTTATTTGTGCTTATCTTATGGATAAAATAGGACGTAAGACAGTACTTGGTACTAATTTATTATTATCGGCACTAGCTACTATAGCATATGGATTGGCTTTTGGAAGTGGTGTTAGTTCAACAATAGTAGTGATTTTAGGTGCTTTAACATCATACTTTGTTTCAGGTATTTTTGCAGTTATTTATACATATTCACCAGAGTTATATCCAACCAGTGTGCGTGCTACTGGAGTTGGTGCAGCATCTGCAGTTTCACGTGTAGGATCAATGCTTGCGCCAATTGTTATTGGATATGGTTTGACATCTGTTGGTATAACAGGGGTATTTGCAATAGTAGCAGTATCTTTTGTTTTAGGTGCAGTGTTTGTATGGGTTCTTGGGACTGAAACTAAAGGAGTAATATTAGAAGATTAATTTTATAATTAATTCTTCATAAGGAAAATATATAATGATGCTAAAATTTAATTAAATGTATAAAATTCTGGAGGGATTATCATATGGATTATAAAAAAGTAGGAAATCAGATAATAGAACTTGTAGGAGGTACGGAAAATATAAAAACTCTTACTCATTGTGCAACAAGACTTAGATTTGAATTTTATGATATGTCAAAAGTTCAGAAAGAAAAGCTTGAAAAATTGGAAGGGGTTATTGGAGTTGTTAACAAGGGGGGACAATTTCAAGTTATAATTGGAAATGAAGTACAACAAGCTTATAAAGAAATTATCAGTAAGACAGGAAATTTAGAAAGCTCTAATAAAAAAGCTAACAATGCTTCTAAGGGAAAAAATGGTATATTGGCGGAATTTATAAGTATAATTTCAACAACATTTACACCAGTTATACCAGCACTTACTGGTGCTGGTATGGTAAAAGCTGTTCTTGCAATTTTAAATTTGGCAGGAATAGTATCTAGTGATAGTCAGACGTATTATCTTATCAACATGATAGCAGATGCAGCCTTCTTTTTTATGCCTGTATTGCTTGCATATGGAGCAGCTATTAAATTTAAATGCAGTCCAATATTAGCAATGACACTTGCAGGAGTACTGTTACATCCAAGTTTAAGTGCTTTAGTTACGGCTGGAAAACCAGTATATTTCTTTGGAATTCCAATGAGGTTAGCAGATTACTCATCGTCAGTTCTTCCAATATTATTTACAGTATGGGCAATGTCTTATATAGAGAGATTTGCAGAAAAAGTATCACCATCAATCATAAAATTTTTTACAAAACCGCTAATTATATTGCTAGTTACTGCTCCGCTTGCATTACTTGTAATAGGACCTATTGGAGTATACCTCAATGATATAGTTGCAGCTACTGCAGAAATTATTAATGGAAAAGCCAGCTGGTTAATTCCGATGTTAATGGGAGCATTTCAGCCAGCATTAGTAGTAACTGGTACTGCTTGGGCAATGACTCCAATTGCAACAATGCAGTTAACTAATAAAGGATCAGAAATGATAAACGGACCTGGAATGTTAGCTTCTAATATTGCTCAAGGTGCTGCAACTTTATGTGTAGCAGTTAAATCAAAAAATAAAAATCTTAAGCAGCTTGCAGGATCAGCAGGTGTTACAGCACTTTTAGGAATCACAGAACCATCTTTGTATGGTGTAACATTAAAGTTAAAGAGACCATTAATTGCTTCTATGATAGGTGGAGGATGTGCTGGAATTTACGCAGGACTTTCAGGACTTGTACGTTATGCATTTGTTTCACCAGGCCTTGCAGCACTTCCAGCATTTATTGGTAAAAATCCAATGAATATTGTAAATGCTTTGATTACATGTGTGATTGCTTTTGTAGTAACATTTATAGTAACTTGGATTTTAGGTTTTGATGACCCAGTAGATGAAGAAAAAGAAGTGATTTTAACTCATGATGGTAATAATGGTGTAAATATTAGCAAAGATGTAAATCTGTTTAGTCCTTTAGAGGGAAAATTGGTTCCATTAAGTGAAGTAAATGATGCTGCTTTTTCAGGAGAATTATTAGGGAAGGGTGTTGCAATAATACCTGATAAGGGTTCAGTGGTATCACCGATAAATGGAACAGTAGCAACAGTTTTAGAATCTAAGCATGCAATTGCACTTCAATCAGATGAAGGAGTTGAAATTCTAATACATATAGGAATTGATACAGTAAATCTAAAAGGAAAATATTATACAACATATGTTAATAGTGGAGAAAGAATAAGTGTTGGAGACAAATTAATTGACTTTGATATAGAAGAAATTAAAAAAGCTGGTTATGATACAATAACTCCAGTACTAGTTGTTAATCCTGATATGTATACAGAGATAATAAGTGAAGATTCAAAGAATGTAAAGTTTGGAGAGAAAGTTATAACTGTTAAATAAAAGAAATATATATTTAATTTTTTAGGAGATGAGCTTAAATATTATTTAAGCTCAATCTTTATATTCTTATAATAAAATTTTAACTATTAAATAAATTGAATAATTTGGAGGCATTAATAAATGATTTATAAAAAATTAAAAAATTTTCCAAAAGATTTTTTGTGGGGAGCATCTACGTCTGCATACCAAGTAGAAGGTGCTTGGAATGAAGATGGAAAAGGCTTGTCCGTAATTGATATGTGTGACCACCCGGAAAGTACATCAGATTTTAAAGTAGCAAGTGATCATTATCATAGATATAAGGAGGATGTAAAATTATTTGCAGAAATGGGGTTAAAAGCCTATAGATTTTCCATTGCTTGGACAAGAATTATTCCACAGGGAATTGGTGCAATAAACGAAAAGGGGATTAAATTTTATAATGATCTAATTGATGAATTATTGAAATATAATATTGAGCCAATTGTAACAATATTTCATTTT harbors:
- a CDS encoding FAD binding domain-containing protein encodes the protein MKEFTYKSPRTVKEALEFLNEANENTYIVAGGTDIVIAINDDRVNAEQVININKLKELKYVQIDKNVVRVGALCTFSELEKNSLIKENIKVLYKAVSEVGSPQIRNLGTVGGNIVNASVAGDSITAFLALNAKVVLKNSYGQRVMSLREFYEGKGNCQIKKNELLTEIFFDKPTENMATSFCKLGKRNALAIVDIGGAMVIERGNNNICTKASVMGGALARYPLEFFNVEEFLVGKEISKETLYSCFDLLSEAVYESIKSRPLEVDYKKESVKGVFKTVFDEVLEYFKIA
- a CDS encoding molybdopterin cofactor-binding domain-containing protein, with the translated sequence MDDFVVIGKSVVKKDSLHKVLGKTKFAGDMEFENMLYGEVVRSTVASAYIKKIDTSKALKLDGVIKILTYKDIPGKNRIGIILKDEPVLVDDKVRRIGDAIALVAAKTKEIARKAAGLVEIEYEEIEPIFSFERAMEEDSPKIHGTSNILNKKTLVHGDIDKGFEQCDVIVENTYKTSRLSHMFIEPEAGVAKYENGIITVYSSTQNPHFDRGEIASTLNFPNNRVRSIQATTGGGFGGKLDISVQCHLALLAYYTERPVKMVRSRKESTCVSSKRHAMTMTARTGATKDGKILAHHVIMTADTGAYASYGPAVVTRAMVHCTGPYMIPNVRVETTFAYTNNPMGGAFRGFGVPQVAVLHEGQIEALAKKLNIDSIKLRLLNAQKVGSETATGQILKDSVGLVECINKAVEKANEVMKCEVMEK
- a CDS encoding (2Fe-2S)-binding protein, yielding MEKIEISLNLNGENVHIKVNPNKRVVDLLREDFKLTSVKEGCGEGECGACTIIWNGNAVTSCTMLAGQIDGDRIITLEGLSKNGELDKLQETFIEAGAVQCGYCTPGMILSAKALLMRNPHPTKEEIRRAMSGNLCRCTGYAKIIKAVELAIED
- a CDS encoding molybdopterin cofactor-binding domain-containing protein is translated as MKKRGKGIGCMWYGIGNTGLPNPSGAFIEVLPDATANLLVGCADIGQGSTTVMAQIAAEELGLRYDDIHVISADTGVTPEGGATSASRQTFISGNATRNSCKMAKKTLGEVAADFLKVHIEDLIFKDREIYFKEDETVKMSYDELMSEMKKLGKLALGAGSYNPNTTYLDDETMGGIPFEVYSYAATVVELEVDTDTGKIEVLKVVSAHDVGQAVNEKMIEGQIEGGCAMGQGFALLEKIIVENGTILNPQFSKYLITTALDTPEVYPIIVESNASAGPFGAKGVGEPALIPIIPAIVNAVEDAIGIHFYELPITPTDVIKELKQQNQTQ
- a CDS encoding beta-glucoside-specific PTS transporter subunit IIABC yields the protein MDYKKVGNQIIELVGGTENIKTLTHCATRLRFEFYDMSKVQKEKLEKLEGVIGVVNKGGQFQVIIGNEVQQAYKEIISKTGNLESSNKKANNASKGKNGILAEFISIISTTFTPVIPALTGAGMVKAVLAILNLAGIVSSDSQTYYLINMIADAAFFFMPVLLAYGAAIKFKCSPILAMTLAGVLLHPSLSALVTAGKPVYFFGIPMRLADYSSSVLPILFTVWAMSYIERFAEKVSPSIIKFFTKPLIILLVTAPLALLVIGPIGVYLNDIVAATAEIINGKASWLIPMLMGAFQPALVVTGTAWAMTPIATMQLTNKGSEMINGPGMLASNIAQGAATLCVAVKSKNKNLKQLAGSAGVTALLGITEPSLYGVTLKLKRPLIASMIGGGCAGIYAGLSGLVRYAFVSPGLAALPAFIGKNPMNIVNALITCVIAFVVTFIVTWILGFDDPVDEEKEVILTHDGNNGVNISKDVNLFSPLEGKLVPLSEVNDAAFSGELLGKGVAIIPDKGSVVSPINGTVATVLESKHAIALQSDEGVEILIHIGIDTVNLKGKYYTTYVNSGERISVGDKLIDFDIEEIKKAGYDTITPVLVVNPDMYTEIISEDSKNVKFGEKVITVK
- a CDS encoding MFS transporter yields the protein MEELQRNDTLSSKKLISRMENFPVGKFHYKLLNINGAAWAFDAFDVGIVTFIVAALTKSWNLTTGQVSIFLSVGLFGMLFGASISGALADRFGRKSVFKVTMLLYSICSLICAIAPNYTFLLIARFFVGVGLGSETPIVTAILGEFIPASRRGKVQGLLDTFWAVGWLASAVIAYFVIPTVGWRWTFVIGAMPAFFVFVIRRHLPESPRWLISKGRIKEAEEIVNNIEETLITQGLSIPEVKIEQISDNKREVINKKSGIGLLFSNKYCKASVMLWGVWFFVFFGYYGLFSWMPSIFVKAGHSMVQSFFYVLIMQIAFVPNQFICAYLMDKIGRKTVLGTNLLLSALATIAYGLAFGSGVSSTIVVILGALTSYFVSGIFAVIYTYSPELYPTSVRATGVGAASAVSRVGSMLAPIVIGYGLTSVGITGVFAIVAVSFVLGAVFVWVLGTETKGVILED